A genomic segment from Vibrio panuliri encodes:
- a CDS encoding hotdog fold thioesterase encodes MKIWKRDINLDRLNQTSQNTLIEHLHIKYSQLGDDYICATMPVCHFTHQPLGMLHGGASVVLAETLGSVAANFCVAEDSYCVGLDINANHVRAMRSGTVTGKATPIHLGVSTQVWQINITDERDRLVCTSRLTIAVKKHRAARSNPMTASQMTSE; translated from the coding sequence ATGAAAATTTGGAAACGCGACATCAACCTAGACCGACTTAATCAAACGTCACAAAACACACTGATAGAGCATTTACACATTAAGTATAGTCAGCTTGGCGATGACTATATCTGTGCGACCATGCCAGTTTGCCACTTCACTCATCAACCACTAGGGATGCTGCATGGCGGTGCTTCCGTGGTATTGGCAGAAACACTGGGGTCTGTGGCGGCAAATTTCTGTGTAGCGGAGGACAGTTACTGTGTGGGCTTAGATATCAACGCAAATCATGTAAGAGCGATGCGTTCAGGAACCGTCACAGGCAAGGCCACGCCAATTCACTTAGGGGTTTCTACTCAGGTTTGGCAAATTAACATCACCGATGAGCGTGATCGTCTTGTTTGCACCAGTCGCCTAACTATTGCAGTAAAAAAGCATCGAGCCGCGAGAAGTAACCCTATGACAGCCAGTCAAATGACTTCAGAGTAA
- a CDS encoding DUF3389 domain-containing protein codes for MVIEFSIGKIIATPHEVVIKIQGTQMITLQAQTDAIQLIGRGANVVTANCSEAKWSIKLDNEQQLLDLAAQIGIAIE; via the coding sequence ATGGTAATTGAATTTTCAATCGGAAAAATTATCGCTACGCCGCACGAAGTGGTGATTAAAATCCAAGGGACTCAGATGATCACTTTGCAAGCCCAGACTGATGCCATTCAGTTGATTGGTCGCGGTGCCAATGTTGTCACAGCAAACTGCAGCGAAGCGAAGTGGTCTATCAAACTTGATAATGAACAACAACTGCTTGACCTGGCTGCACAAATCGGGATTGCAATAGAGTAA
- a CDS encoding SgrR family transcriptional regulator, whose product MSSPRLRVQFETLFEHYDGTNCGVQLEEITDILCCTRRNARIVLNKMEEEGWIEWHPSPGRGKLSQLNFRRSRADVSENLARRYLEEGKIGHALKVLDQDTAKLAQVVESYLGVQQQEGRQVVRLPYYRPLLTLNPLDNIRRSERHIVRQLFSGLTKLDENEELKPDLAHTWEMLTPTHWRFYIRPSVRFHNGDLLTTDAIVESLVGLRQRKLFAHVEKVTTAQKNVVDLHLSRSDYHLPILLAESCAKILLPSASRSDEYDQFPIGTGPYRVAQNDEKRLVLHAFDGYFGFRPLIDSVEVWMIDDLHSSMVFPSLSKPIAPQSAVVSDDVKLDPGCTYLLLNRYDGLAKSDDWAMYFTQRLSSLNVFNQLPQDKIIELGALPAHGLKPGWYHHTRQAHYAPPPSYRTINIAYYDKHPMFPALAKALENLLKQDGLEVMLHTYDLDVPNTSEVDIWLKPMSIANHREDAIVGWLMDFSDIEMMSRPADFTRLVEVITGWQAQEDAAFPAHEIGKALADNLQLVPMFHCWLGVNQDQCGSLQNAKCNALGWFDFSKVWVKPSNER is encoded by the coding sequence ATGAGTAGCCCCCGTCTTAGAGTCCAATTCGAAACCTTGTTCGAACATTATGATGGTACGAACTGTGGTGTCCAACTGGAAGAAATCACCGACATTCTTTGCTGCACGCGCCGCAACGCACGGATCGTGTTAAATAAGATGGAAGAAGAGGGCTGGATTGAATGGCACCCGTCTCCTGGGCGAGGAAAACTGTCACAACTAAACTTCCGCCGCAGCCGTGCGGATGTGAGTGAAAACCTCGCAAGACGCTATCTCGAAGAGGGAAAAATAGGGCATGCCTTAAAAGTACTCGACCAAGATACAGCGAAACTGGCTCAGGTGGTTGAGAGTTATCTTGGCGTGCAACAACAAGAAGGGCGGCAAGTGGTTCGTTTACCTTATTATCGCCCTTTGCTCACCCTTAACCCGCTGGATAACATCCGCCGTTCAGAGCGACATATTGTTCGTCAACTCTTTAGCGGACTGACTAAACTTGATGAAAACGAAGAATTAAAGCCTGATTTGGCGCATACATGGGAAATGCTCACGCCGACGCATTGGCGTTTTTATATTCGTCCCTCGGTGCGTTTTCACAATGGTGATCTTTTGACTACTGATGCGATTGTCGAAAGCCTCGTTGGGCTTCGCCAACGTAAGCTGTTTGCTCACGTAGAAAAAGTCACGACAGCACAAAAAAACGTGGTAGATCTTCATCTAAGCCGTAGCGATTATCACCTGCCCATCTTACTGGCGGAGTCTTGTGCCAAAATACTGTTACCAAGCGCAAGTCGCAGTGATGAATATGACCAGTTTCCCATCGGAACCGGTCCTTATCGCGTGGCACAAAATGATGAGAAACGATTAGTCCTTCACGCCTTCGATGGCTATTTCGGTTTTCGACCGCTGATTGACAGCGTAGAAGTTTGGATGATTGATGACTTACATTCCTCGATGGTCTTCCCAAGTCTTTCTAAACCCATCGCTCCGCAGTCAGCGGTAGTCAGCGATGATGTCAAACTGGATCCAGGTTGTACTTACTTATTACTTAATCGATATGATGGGCTGGCGAAATCGGATGATTGGGCGATGTACTTTACTCAGCGCCTCTCATCCTTAAATGTGTTCAATCAACTCCCACAAGATAAAATTATTGAGCTTGGTGCGTTACCTGCACATGGATTAAAGCCGGGTTGGTATCATCATACTCGCCAAGCCCACTACGCTCCGCCACCGAGCTACCGCACCATTAATATCGCATACTATGACAAGCATCCTATGTTTCCCGCCCTCGCCAAAGCGCTGGAAAATCTGCTCAAGCAAGATGGACTTGAAGTGATGCTACACACTTACGATCTTGACGTGCCCAATACAAGTGAAGTGGACATTTGGTTAAAGCCAATGAGTATCGCGAACCATCGGGAAGACGCGATTGTGGGTTGGTTGATGGACTTTAGCGATATTGAAATGATGAGCCGTCCTGCTGATTTTACTCGACTGGTTGAAGTGATTACTGGTTGGCAAGCCCAAGAAGACGCCGCGTTTCCTGCCCATGAAATAGGTAAAGCCCTAGCTGACAACCTTCAGTTAGTGCCGATGTTTCACTGTTGGTTGGGGGTGAATCAAGATCAATGTGGCTCGTTGCAAAATGCTAAGTGCAATGCGCTAGGGTGGTTTGATTTTAGTAAAGTGTGGGTAAAACCATCAAATGAGAGATAA
- a CDS encoding LysR family transcriptional regulator — protein sequence MHSPITLEALHILDAIDRRGSFAAAANELDRAPSSLSYQIQKLEQDLDITIFDRSGHKAVFTEAGKLILERGRTLLTATEKLVNDASVLANGWELDITIAFDGIVQVNHLFPLVEALGNVSSTRVRLQEEILAGCWETLEEGRADLLVCPKLDSLPLDVKSETIGHIDMIWVAATNHYVHRRVGEFNEQAREKYRVIAIADTAREQPAMSVNVLQRQPRLTVSNLAAKVDALVAGLGIGTLPLSAAKPLIEQGKLSQIDGTQLSKIEVIMAWKRNQIGEAKSWCIQYLKKHWQQNSG from the coding sequence GTGCATAGTCCCATAACGCTTGAAGCATTACACATTCTCGATGCAATTGACCGACGGGGAAGTTTCGCAGCAGCAGCGAACGAGCTCGACAGAGCACCATCATCTCTTAGCTACCAAATCCAAAAGCTCGAACAAGACCTCGACATCACCATATTTGATCGCTCTGGTCACAAAGCGGTATTCACCGAAGCCGGCAAGTTGATCCTTGAAAGAGGACGCACATTGCTCACCGCGACAGAAAAATTAGTCAATGATGCCAGTGTGTTAGCCAACGGATGGGAATTAGACATTACCATCGCGTTTGATGGCATTGTTCAAGTCAACCACCTGTTTCCGTTAGTTGAAGCACTTGGCAACGTGAGTTCGACTCGCGTTCGCCTTCAAGAAGAGATCCTCGCTGGCTGCTGGGAAACGTTGGAAGAAGGTCGGGCTGATCTGCTCGTTTGCCCCAAGTTAGATTCTCTGCCTCTTGATGTAAAGTCAGAGACAATAGGGCATATCGATATGATATGGGTGGCAGCAACGAATCATTATGTTCACCGACGTGTCGGTGAGTTCAATGAACAAGCAAGAGAGAAGTACCGAGTGATTGCCATTGCTGATACTGCAAGAGAACAGCCGGCTATGTCGGTTAATGTCTTGCAGCGACAGCCCCGCCTAACAGTGAGTAATTTAGCGGCAAAGGTTGACGCATTAGTCGCAGGGTTGGGGATTGGCACCTTACCTTTGTCAGCAGCAAAACCTCTGATTGAACAGGGAAAGTTAAGCCAAATTGACGGTACTCAGCTATCCAAAATTGAAGTCATTATGGCGTGGAAGCGCAATCAAATTGGTGAAGCAAAATCTTGGTGTATCCAATACTTAAAGAAACATTGGCAGCAAAACTCTGGATGA
- a CDS encoding bifunctional acetate--CoA ligase family protein/GNAT family N-acetyltransferase, with amino-acid sequence MSNLNHLLKPSSIAVIGASIQPMRAGNIVMKNLLLGGFEGAIMPVTPKYKSVAGVLAYRDIDSLPIVPDVAILCTHASRNIELFNQLAAKGVKSVIVLSADMHEASSTGETIQELCVGIAQASGIRLLGPNSLGIMLPWLKFNASFSPVSPKKGKIAFISQSAAMCTTILDWANDKNIGFSAFISLGNAIDVDFADLLDHLSTDSHTEAILLYVDSIKDARRFMSAARGASRNRRILVLKGGKTVEGRRAAKAHTGGSDTLDIIYDSAIRRTGMLRVQNSHELFAAVETLTHSVPLRGERLAIITNGGGPAIMAVDTLLDRGGKLASLDDYTMSKLDKILPSSWSRSNPIDMVGDASAKRYIDTLNSLMDSDCCDAILIMHSPSAIAHSEDTARAIVDAVKAHPRHRRFNILTNWSGELTARPARSIFTEAGIPTYRTAESAVVAFMHLVEYRRNQKQLMETPTTAEPVHVSEVTSANQWLTRQLADQESINLDTHQIGPFLKYFKFDVLPTWIASDASEAVHVASEIGYPVAVKLRSPDIAHKSDVQGVMLNLRNSAEVASAAQAILDRTQLSYPSANIHGLLVQGMAKLAGGEELRIKVKYDETFGPVILLGQGGSEWDENIDAASALPPLNMTLARYLIVRAIKGGKIRLQKLPEPIDIDGLSEVLVKISQIVVDCPQVHELDIHPVLANGRQFSILDADMTLKQYQGDAQRRLAIRPYPVEYEEQSMLKDGSNILLRPILPEDEPLHAAFIHGVSRDDLYKRFFSEVGEFNHEALAKLTQIDYDREMAFVAVYNVGNRQEIIGVSRALINHDNSDAEFAVLIRSDLKGKGLGKILMTKVIDYCRNKGTLRMSGITMPSNRGMLMLAQSLGFKTDIQFEDGTADMVLPLQE; translated from the coding sequence ATGAGCAATCTGAACCACCTGCTGAAACCAAGCTCTATTGCCGTGATTGGCGCTTCTATACAGCCAATGCGCGCAGGCAATATTGTTATGAAAAATTTGTTACTTGGCGGATTTGAAGGCGCAATCATGCCTGTGACACCAAAGTACAAATCTGTTGCAGGTGTGCTTGCTTATCGTGATATTGATTCTCTCCCTATCGTGCCGGATGTTGCAATTCTTTGTACGCATGCAAGCCGCAATATTGAGCTGTTCAATCAGTTGGCAGCCAAAGGGGTTAAATCCGTCATTGTGTTGTCTGCTGACATGCATGAAGCCAGCAGCACAGGAGAAACCATTCAAGAGCTATGCGTCGGCATCGCTCAAGCTTCTGGAATTCGTCTTCTTGGGCCTAATAGTCTTGGCATCATGTTACCTTGGTTGAAGTTTAACGCTTCTTTTTCACCAGTGAGCCCGAAAAAAGGCAAGATTGCTTTTATCTCTCAATCTGCGGCGATGTGCACCACAATTCTCGATTGGGCCAATGATAAGAATATTGGCTTTTCTGCGTTTATCTCTCTGGGCAACGCGATTGATGTCGATTTTGCAGATCTTTTGGATCATCTCAGTACAGACAGTCACACTGAAGCGATCCTTCTTTACGTTGATTCGATTAAAGATGCGCGACGATTTATGTCTGCAGCGCGAGGGGCTTCTCGAAATCGACGTATCCTCGTTCTCAAAGGGGGAAAAACGGTTGAAGGACGTAGAGCCGCAAAAGCACATACCGGTGGAAGCGATACATTAGATATCATTTATGATTCCGCGATTCGCCGTACAGGGATGTTAAGAGTACAAAACTCTCACGAGTTATTCGCAGCGGTAGAAACTCTGACTCACTCAGTGCCACTAAGGGGTGAAAGGCTCGCGATAATTACTAATGGTGGTGGGCCGGCGATAATGGCTGTCGATACTTTGCTAGATCGAGGCGGTAAATTAGCCAGTTTAGATGACTACACCATGTCTAAACTCGACAAAATACTCCCAAGTAGTTGGAGCCGCAGTAACCCGATCGATATGGTGGGTGACGCGAGCGCCAAGCGTTATATTGATACACTCAATAGTTTAATGGACAGTGACTGTTGTGATGCGATTTTGATCATGCATAGCCCTTCAGCGATTGCTCATTCCGAAGATACGGCGCGTGCTATCGTTGACGCTGTAAAAGCACATCCTCGGCATCGCCGTTTTAATATTTTAACCAATTGGTCTGGCGAACTGACGGCTCGCCCCGCTCGCTCCATTTTTACTGAGGCTGGTATCCCGACTTACCGCACCGCAGAGAGCGCCGTCGTGGCGTTCATGCATTTGGTCGAATACCGCCGAAATCAAAAACAGTTAATGGAAACCCCAACAACGGCTGAACCTGTTCATGTGAGTGAAGTGACTAGCGCCAACCAATGGTTGACGAGGCAGTTAGCCGATCAAGAGTCAATTAACCTCGATACTCATCAAATTGGTCCATTTCTTAAGTACTTTAAGTTTGACGTATTACCGACATGGATAGCCAGTGATGCAAGCGAAGCTGTGCATGTGGCAAGTGAAATTGGTTATCCAGTGGCGGTGAAACTGCGTTCACCGGATATCGCGCACAAATCGGACGTGCAAGGTGTGATGCTGAATTTGCGCAATAGTGCTGAAGTTGCCAGTGCGGCACAAGCGATCCTCGATCGAACCCAACTCTCCTACCCGTCGGCCAATATCCATGGTTTGTTGGTGCAAGGAATGGCAAAACTTGCCGGAGGAGAAGAGCTACGAATTAAAGTTAAGTATGATGAGACCTTCGGTCCGGTGATATTGCTTGGTCAAGGTGGCTCGGAATGGGACGAAAACATTGATGCCGCTTCGGCTTTGCCTCCACTGAACATGACACTTGCGCGTTATCTAATCGTGCGAGCGATCAAAGGGGGCAAAATACGGCTACAAAAACTTCCCGAGCCAATTGATATAGATGGCTTGTCTGAAGTGTTAGTTAAAATCTCTCAGATTGTTGTTGATTGTCCGCAAGTTCATGAACTGGATATTCATCCAGTACTCGCGAATGGTCGCCAATTTTCGATTCTCGATGCGGATATGACGCTTAAGCAATATCAAGGTGACGCCCAGCGCAGACTGGCGATTAGACCCTATCCGGTTGAGTATGAGGAGCAAAGCATGCTCAAAGATGGCAGTAATATATTGCTGCGCCCTATACTGCCGGAAGATGAGCCGCTACACGCTGCGTTTATCCATGGTGTCTCACGAGATGATCTTTATAAACGATTCTTCTCTGAGGTCGGCGAGTTTAATCATGAAGCTCTCGCAAAACTGACCCAAATTGATTACGACAGAGAGATGGCGTTTGTTGCGGTATATAATGTAGGTAATCGCCAAGAAATTATTGGCGTCAGCCGTGCATTGATCAATCACGACAATAGTGACGCTGAATTTGCAGTGTTGATACGCTCTGACTTAAAAGGCAAAGGCTTGGGTAAAATTCTCATGACGAAAGTCATCGATTACTGTCGCAACAAAGGAACGCTTCGTATGTCAGGTATTACCATGCCAAGCAATAGAGGTATGTTGATGCTAGCGCAAAGCCTTGGTTTTAAAACCGATATCCAGTTCGAAGATGGTACAGCTGATATGGTATTACCCTTACAAGAGTAA